The Natranaeroarchaeum aerophilus DNA window CTCAACACCGACACGGTGGTGCTCGTCCCGACGCCCCACCTCGTCGACGACACGGCCGAGCAGGGCGTCGTGGCGGCCGTGCTCGACGAGATACGGGCCGGGCTCTCCGATCGTGACGTCCGATCGGTTCCGTCGGGCTGGCATCTCGAATGTGACCTGCGGACGAAGGGCCATCCCTACGCGGTTCGGTCCAGACGACTCACTGGCGAGGACCACGTGGACGAGGCGACGGGCGAGACCGCGTGGTTCCTCGCGGGCGACACGAGTGCAGACGGCCCGGACGCCAATGATCCGCCGGTACCCATCCAGGACGCCACCGCGGTTCCGGCTGTGCTCGACGGGATCGTACGCGGGGAGCGACGCCACCCCCGACTTGGTGAGATCCTCCCAGCCCACGGGATCACAACGAGTGACGAAGCGGCGACAGGAGGCGGACTACGATGGACGCCCCGGGGCCTGACGATGCGCGCGTGCATCCGGGCGCTGCTCGACGAGCGGTTCGCGGACGCGACGCCGATCCGGACGCCGGAGCAACTGAATCCCGCGACGACGGCGATCCGCGAGCACGTCGCGGCCGCGGGCTGGACCGTGGAGGGGCCGTCGGTGACCCGTCGGGCGCTCTGTCCCGGCCATCTCTCGGCCCTCGCGGACGCCGATCTCGACGCCGACGCGCTTCCGGCGACGCTGTGGGAGGTCGGCGAGTGCGAGCGCCCGGACTCGGCCCCCCAGAAGGTGACGCTTCCGGAGGCTCACACCGCGACGACCGATCTCGATGCCGCGCTGGCGGTTGTCGAGGAGCGGCTGGGGCTGTTCGACGAGCTCGATTCGACGCTCGGGATCGATCGCGTGCCGGTCGTGCGCGTCACCGACGAGTTCTATGCGGCCCACGAGCAGTGGGTCGAGGGGGTCGTTGGGCGCTTCGAGGGGCCGGTCGCCGTCGAGCGCGGCGCGGTCGAGCACCCTTTCTCCGTGGCGTTTTTCGCGTCGGTCGGCGACGACGTCGTCGAGCTGGGCTGGCTCCGGGTCGATGTCGACGGCCCGGCGCGGTTCGGTGTCGAGTACGCCGATGGGACGCGCCGCTCGACGCCGGTCGTCGTCCACACCGCCCCCGTCGGGACCGTCGAGGCGCTGGCCGCGACGGTGCTCGATCCGGGCGTCCCGACGTGGCTTGCCCCCACACAGGTCCGACTGCTTCCGATCGACCAGGGACAGGTAGCGCGCTGTCGGAGGGTTGCGGCGACGCTGTCGGGGGCGGGGGTCCGTGTGGATATCGACGACAGGGCGCGGACGGTCGGGGAGCGCATCGCGGCTGTGACGGATCGGGTCCCGTACTACGCAGTGATCGGTGACCGGGGCGACGGGGAACGACTGCGCGTCACCGACAGCGAGACCGGCGCGACGGAGGAAACGACACCCGCGGCGCTCGCCGAACGGATCGGGGCATCGACGCCGCTCGATCGACCCGTGTCGCGCCGCGGGCCACTGTGTCTGAGCGACCGGCTGGTGGTCGGCGGGTCGGAGTAGGACGGTTCGGCCTACCAGCGGTGGTGAACGTGCTCGTGGACGGCGGCCTCGTAGATGTCCCGGACCGCACCGTGGGTTGCGTGTGAAAGCGAGCCTGCCTCGGAGACGGCGGCGTTCTGGCGGACATGCTCGGGCGAGGTCGAGCCTGGAATAACCGACGAGACTGCCTCGTGGTCGAGGATCCAGCGGAGCGTGAACTGGGCCATCGTGAGCTCCTCGGGGACGAGCGGGCGGAGCTCCTCGACGGCGTCGAGGCCGGTCTCGTAGGGAACTCCGGCGAACGTCTCGCCGACGTCGAAGGCATCGCCGTCGCGGTTGTAGTTGCGGTGGTCGTCCTCGGGGAACTCCGTCTCGCGGTCGAGCTTGCCGGTCAGCAGCCCCGACGCGAGGGGGACGCGGACGATGACGCCGACGTTTCGGCGTTTTGCCTCGCGGAAGAACAGTTCGGCCGGGCGCTGACGGAACGGGTTGAAGATGATCTGGATCGTCTCGACGCCGGGATACTCGATCGCTTTGAGCGCCTCCTCGACGCGCTCGACGCTGACGCCGAAACTGTCGATTTTCTCCGCGTCGGCGAGGGCGGCCAGCGCGTCCCACGGCTCGGGTCGGTAGTACGCGTCGGTCGGCGGGCAGTGCAGTTGCAGGAGATCAACTGTATCCTCGCCGAGGTTCTCGCGGGAGCGATCGACGAACGCTTCGAGATGCTCGCGGTCGTAGTCCTCGGCGACGTGCGGGTCGAGTCGCCGCCCGGCCTTGGTCGCCACCGTCACCTCGTCGTGGGCCTCTCGTTCGTCGAGCACCTCGCGGATCAGGCGCTCGCTGCGCCCGTCGCCGTAGACGTCTGCAGTGTCGATGAAGTCGATCCCGGCGTCGAGGGCGGTCCGGATAGCCTCACGGCCCTCCGCTTCCGATACCTCGCCCCAGTCCGAGCCGATGTTCCAGGTGCCGAGGCCGATTTCCGAGACATCAAAGCCAGTGTCGCCGAGTCGTCGGTGTTGCATACCAGTTGGTTCGTCCCCAGCCACCTAACGGTTGGTCAGGCGGCAAGCGTGTGCTGTGCCGAGTAACGATTCCGAGTTCTGATACCATACCCCTCGGTACATGTATGTGGTTAAAACACGTCTATGTGGCAATGAGCGAACACTCGCGGTCGGACCGCGAAAGGCTTCCACCAGTCGGTGACGAGTCGGAGACGGTCCACGAGGTACTTTTTCGAGAGATAGCGGATGCCGTCTTTCTGCTCGATGTCGAGTCGACGGAGGGCGACTACAGGTTCAGGTTCCGCTGGAACAACGCTTCGCATCGGCAGCGGACGGGCTTTTCGACCGACGACCTGCGCGGGAAGACGCCACGGGAACTGCTCGGTGACGATCGGGGTGCAACCATTGCCGACAACTATCGTCGCTGTGTCAGCGCCGGGGAGACGATTCAGTACGAAGAAACTCTGGAGCTGCCAGATGGAACGAGCCACTGGCAGACGAAACTCACTCCGGTCACCGAGGACGGGACAGTCACACGGATTATCGGCGTTGCTCGGGATATCACCGATCAAAAAGAACGAGAACGGGAACGTCGGGCGATGGCACGCCGATTCGAGACCGTGCTCGAAACCATGTCCACGGCGGTGTTTCTGAAAAGCACCGATGGCGAGTACTACCTGATGAATCGGGCCTGCCGTGAACTGCTCGGTATCGACGACGAAGATATCACCGGACTGACGGACGAAGATATCTTTCCCCCTGATGTCGTCGAACAGGCTCGTACGGACGATCGGACGGTCGCCGAGACCGACGAGATGATCGAGGTCGAGGAGACGGTGCCAACGAAGTCGGGCGACAGCATCCGTCTCACTCGAAAGTCACCCGTGTATGACGAGTCCGGCGAGATTACTGCCATCTGTGGCGTCTCGACCGATATCACCGAACGGAAACGACGCGAACAGGAGATAGAACAACTCACCGAGCGCCTTTCGCTCGCACTCAGGTCGACGAACACAGGCGTCTGGGAACTGGATCCGGCGACCGACGAGGTGATCTGGACCGAGTCGATGGAACGCCTGTTCGGGATCGACCCCGGTACGTTCGATGGAACGTATGACGGGTTCGCAGAGCGCGTGCAT harbors:
- a CDS encoding threonyl-tRNA synthetase editing domain-containing protein is translated as MRLLAVHADALSCEPVHSRGDVEPEEYPDPVSADSCIGAFVGVETGDGGRMGAVATAAAAELRAASDQLNTDTVVLVPTPHLVDDTAEQGVVAAVLDEIRAGLSDRDVRSVPSGWHLECDLRTKGHPYAVRSRRLTGEDHVDEATGETAWFLAGDTSADGPDANDPPVPIQDATAVPAVLDGIVRGERRHPRLGEILPAHGITTSDEAATGGGLRWTPRGLTMRACIRALLDERFADATPIRTPEQLNPATTAIREHVAAAGWTVEGPSVTRRALCPGHLSALADADLDADALPATLWEVGECERPDSAPQKVTLPEAHTATTDLDAALAVVEERLGLFDELDSTLGIDRVPVVRVTDEFYAAHEQWVEGVVGRFEGPVAVERGAVEHPFSVAFFASVGDDVVELGWLRVDVDGPARFGVEYADGTRRSTPVVVHTAPVGTVEALAATVLDPGVPTWLAPTQVRLLPIDQGQVARCRRVAATLSGAGVRVDIDDRARTVGERIAAVTDRVPYYAVIGDRGDGERLRVTDSETGATEETTPAALAERIGASTPLDRPVSRRGPLCLSDRLVVGGSE
- a CDS encoding aldo/keto reductase, with product MQHRRLGDTGFDVSEIGLGTWNIGSDWGEVSEAEGREAIRTALDAGIDFIDTADVYGDGRSERLIREVLDEREAHDEVTVATKAGRRLDPHVAEDYDREHLEAFVDRSRENLGEDTVDLLQLHCPPTDAYYRPEPWDALAALADAEKIDSFGVSVERVEEALKAIEYPGVETIQIIFNPFRQRPAELFFREAKRRNVGVIVRVPLASGLLTGKLDRETEFPEDDHRNYNRDGDAFDVGETFAGVPYETGLDAVEELRPLVPEELTMAQFTLRWILDHEAVSSVIPGSTSPEHVRQNAAVSEAGSLSHATHGAVRDIYEAAVHEHVHHRW